One genomic region from Terriglobia bacterium encodes:
- a CDS encoding carboxypeptidase-like regulatory domain-containing protein: protein MSHLRSLLVLLAFTATAIAQSSDTTSVAGIVKDITGAVVPGVEVTATNIESSAMRTTVTDSTGAYFFAQLKPGSYRIKATHTGFKTVTRDVQLLVASPGTVDFEMPVGATNEMVEVAASNVTVNTYDATVGNAIGENAVKTLPFLARNAASLLTLQPGVIQTGASDTDLLSMGSTRNLDERDGAVNGVRSNQTNVTVDGIDSNNWETQAAFSSALPVTLDSIQEFRVTTSNANPTEGVSGGAQVALVTKSGSNNWHGNLRWYHRNTATAANSYFNNLNDIEKPKLMRHIGGGSLGGPIKKNRAYFFVDYEFRRDRSEEGVRRYVPSDILKSGNLIYAVDSSIEGFNSSDPNLFPCPNGNGEFCRTLTGSDLAAIDPAGLGVNPAMLNYMAQYPTGNDPTQGLDAGLSFTGFRFNSPLNTDNHVWTSRLDFNLTQDGKHTLYWRGTLGNIRTALAPSQFPGQDTSSTLRNNTKGFAMGYTAQLSDTLINTVRYGLTRLGISESGSGGSAFSVRSFSDVRDFAYRPLARQIPIHDIKDDLTWMKGSHSFQLGGSMMFTRAHRSSYNLSYPAFSVNNGFCAAQCSEPLTALTEDADPSNDPLDANSFVRAFMMLTGPITQVNASYLVDAKSKEFLPSGSPLDRHYAANDFELYFQDTWRLKQNLTLTAGLRWSYFSPVWETNGNMVRPTVDVSDWWAQRVSDQLAGIPSDAMPLLQFDLAGKANGKSGWWNPDHNDFAPRVALAWSPPYDSGILKGLFGGPGKSSVRLGAGMFYNRFGGALAVTTDNAGSPGMSNALISSAGAFGLDTTPGGWAMAPRFSGTCDATGCTGLPDVSDFITPPTTASFPFTPDASTAWEGFMVDNNLRTPYSINLTFGIQRELPWKMVLDTSYVGTLGRKLMVKPDLGQFYGLFTDPASKQTFWGAYNQLVDYQGPDPYNPTVNPYSVAALSSIPNIAFFDNVMPNLPIYLANFLGEADIPYSTLTPTQAYYAMFTTNTYASYADPVGFIFDVPPAFGAGSPYSSTLDPQGNGLVLFHPQFQSIPTWMNWGNSHFHSLQIGLRRNFGAYTFGANYVWSKSIDNGSSPENADLFGVNGSLTGQMTNALFPAGDRGLSDFDVRHNFNAHWIIDMPFGEGRPLGRNAKGLLNQIIGGWQFAGDWRFRTGFPLSPGNGFNFATNWYLTPPGTQTAAIASSVTKKDPDGVPNLFSDPNAIISKLAYTRPGGVGTRNAVRGPAYSNVDTGLHKEFKLPIEGHSLEFRWTVFNAFNTVNFSPGDIDFDIEAGATFGRIYSTAGPRGGAREMEFALRYSF, encoded by the coding sequence ATGTCTCACCTCCGTTCGCTTCTGGTTCTGTTGGCCTTCACCGCGACCGCTATCGCCCAGTCATCCGATACGACCTCTGTAGCCGGTATCGTAAAGGACATCACTGGAGCCGTGGTTCCAGGCGTAGAGGTCACCGCAACCAACATCGAATCCAGCGCGATGCGAACCACCGTCACCGATTCGACAGGCGCGTATTTCTTCGCACAACTAAAGCCCGGCAGTTATCGAATCAAGGCAACGCACACTGGTTTCAAGACCGTCACCCGTGATGTTCAACTGCTTGTTGCCTCACCAGGCACCGTTGATTTCGAAATGCCCGTTGGCGCCACCAACGAAATGGTCGAGGTAGCAGCATCCAACGTTACCGTTAACACCTACGACGCGACCGTCGGCAACGCCATCGGCGAAAACGCCGTGAAGACTCTGCCGTTCCTCGCGCGTAATGCCGCGTCGCTTCTGACCCTCCAACCGGGCGTCATTCAGACCGGCGCATCTGATACCGATCTGTTATCCATGGGCTCGACGCGCAACCTGGACGAGCGTGACGGTGCCGTGAATGGCGTCCGTTCCAACCAGACCAACGTTACCGTCGATGGCATTGACTCCAATAACTGGGAGACCCAGGCCGCCTTCAGCAGTGCTCTCCCCGTGACCCTCGACTCCATCCAGGAATTCCGCGTTACCACTTCCAACGCGAATCCCACCGAGGGCGTCTCCGGTGGAGCGCAGGTCGCGCTGGTCACCAAGAGCGGAAGCAACAATTGGCACGGAAATCTCCGCTGGTATCACCGCAATACCGCGACCGCCGCCAATTCCTATTTCAACAACCTCAATGACATCGAGAAACCGAAGTTGATGCGACACATCGGCGGAGGCTCACTGGGTGGCCCTATTAAGAAGAACCGTGCGTACTTCTTTGTGGATTACGAATTCCGTCGGGATCGCAGCGAAGAGGGCGTACGCCGATACGTGCCAAGCGACATTCTGAAGTCCGGCAACCTCATCTATGCCGTCGACAGCTCCATAGAAGGCTTCAATTCCAGCGACCCCAATCTGTTCCCCTGCCCGAACGGCAACGGGGAATTCTGCCGTACGCTCACAGGATCTGACCTTGCTGCAATTGATCCTGCCGGACTCGGTGTCAACCCCGCGATGCTCAACTACATGGCGCAGTATCCAACGGGAAATGATCCGACCCAGGGTCTCGATGCAGGCTTGAGCTTCACCGGTTTCCGCTTCAACTCACCATTGAATACCGACAATCATGTCTGGACCTCGCGTCTCGACTTCAACCTGACGCAAGACGGTAAGCACACGCTTTATTGGCGCGGCACGCTTGGTAACATCAGGACCGCTCTCGCACCGTCCCAATTTCCTGGACAGGACACCTCATCCACGTTGCGAAACAATACCAAGGGCTTCGCAATGGGATACACCGCGCAACTCTCCGATACCCTGATCAACACCGTCCGCTACGGACTCACCAGGCTGGGCATATCGGAGTCCGGATCCGGTGGTTCCGCGTTCTCGGTGCGGAGTTTCTCTGACGTCCGCGATTTCGCTTATCGGCCCCTCGCGCGCCAAATCCCCATCCACGACATCAAGGACGACCTGACATGGATGAAAGGCTCGCATTCTTTCCAACTCGGCGGGTCCATGATGTTCACTCGCGCACATCGCTCGAGCTATAACCTCAGCTATCCTGCGTTCAGCGTCAACAATGGTTTCTGCGCGGCACAGTGCAGCGAGCCGCTCACAGCCCTCACAGAGGACGCCGACCCCAGTAATGATCCGCTTGATGCGAACTCTTTTGTGCGGGCATTCATGATGTTGACGGGGCCGATCACCCAGGTCAACGCCAGTTATCTCGTCGATGCCAAAAGCAAAGAGTTTCTGCCATCGGGCAGTCCACTCGATCGTCACTATGCAGCCAATGACTTCGAGCTTTATTTCCAGGACACATGGCGGCTCAAACAGAACCTCACCTTGACGGCCGGACTGCGCTGGAGCTATTTCAGCCCGGTCTGGGAGACGAATGGCAACATGGTTCGTCCTACGGTCGATGTCAGCGATTGGTGGGCACAGCGAGTCTCCGATCAACTCGCCGGAATCCCGTCTGACGCAATGCCACTGCTGCAATTCGATCTCGCCGGAAAGGCGAACGGAAAATCCGGCTGGTGGAATCCGGACCACAACGACTTTGCTCCACGCGTCGCCCTGGCTTGGAGCCCGCCCTATGACAGCGGCATTTTGAAAGGTCTCTTCGGAGGCCCCGGCAAGAGTTCCGTCCGCCTCGGTGCCGGCATGTTCTACAACCGCTTCGGCGGAGCACTTGCTGTAACCACCGACAACGCTGGTTCACCCGGCATGTCGAACGCCCTGATTTCCAGCGCGGGGGCATTCGGCCTGGATACCACGCCCGGGGGCTGGGCGATGGCTCCGCGATTCTCCGGAACCTGCGACGCAACCGGTTGCACCGGCCTGCCCGATGTGAGCGACTTCATCACTCCGCCGACCACCGCTTCCTTCCCCTTCACGCCCGATGCATCGACTGCCTGGGAAGGCTTCATGGTCGACAACAACCTTCGAACACCTTATTCCATCAATCTCACCTTCGGCATTCAGCGCGAATTGCCGTGGAAGATGGTCCTTGACACCAGTTATGTCGGCACTCTCGGACGCAAGCTGATGGTGAAGCCCGACCTTGGACAGTTCTATGGCCTGTTCACCGATCCTGCCTCCAAACAGACCTTCTGGGGAGCCTACAACCAACTGGTCGATTACCAGGGGCCCGATCCTTACAATCCAACCGTCAATCCGTACAGCGTGGCCGCATTGTCTTCCATCCCAAACATTGCGTTCTTCGACAATGTAATGCCGAATCTCCCCATCTACCTGGCGAACTTCCTGGGTGAGGCCGATATTCCGTATTCCACTCTGACACCGACCCAGGCCTACTACGCCATGTTCACCACCAACACCTACGCGTCGTATGCCGATCCAGTCGGGTTCATCTTCGACGTTCCGCCCGCATTTGGTGCCGGCAGTCCCTACTCGAGCACTCTCGATCCACAAGGCAATGGTCTTGTCCTGTTCCACCCGCAATTCCAGTCCATACCAACCTGGATGAACTGGGGGAACTCGCACTTCCATAGCCTGCAGATCGGGTTGCGACGCAACTTCGGCGCTTACACCTTCGGCGCCAACTATGTCTGGTCCAAGTCGATCGACAACGGTTCCTCACCGGAGAATGCCGACCTGTTCGGCGTCAACGGTTCGCTCACCGGCCAGATGACGAACGCGCTTTTCCCCGCCGGAGATCGAGGCCTTTCCGACTTCGATGTCCGTCACAACTTCAACGCCCACTGGATTATCGACATGCCATTCGGCGAAGGACGTCCGCTGGGCAGAAATGCCAAGGGCCTGTTGAACCAGATTATCGGCGGTTGGCAGTTTGCCGGCGATTGGCGCTTCCGTACCGGCTTCCCGCTGAGTCCGGGCAACGGCTTCAACTTCGCAACCAACTGGTATCTCACGCCGCCTGGCACGCAGACGGCAGCAATCGCGTCGAGCGTCACCAAGAAGGATCCTGATGGAGTTCCCAATCTCTTCAGCGATCCGAACGCGATCATCAGCAAACTCGCCTACACGCGTCCGGGCGGCGTCGGTACCCGTAATGCCGTTCGCGGGCCCGCCTACTCGAATGTAGATACGGGCTTGCACAAGGAATTCAAGCTCCCCATCG